The following are encoded in a window of Bacillus sp. SORGH_AS_0510 genomic DNA:
- a CDS encoding heavy metal translocating P-type ATPase: MSTATKEIQLPITGMTCAACAIRIEKGLNKLEGVETANVNLALEKATIKYDPVVTNVTDFTKKVNDLGYGVLSEKVELDLMGMTCAACAARIEKGLNKLDGVNKATVNFALETASVEFNSSQITIQEMIKGVEKLGYEAKVKQETTEESVDHRVKEMEKQKGKFLFSLILAFPLLWAMVNHFEFTSFIYLPDMLMNPWVQLALATPVQFIVGKQFYVGAFKALRNGSANMDVLVALGTSAAYFYSLYIIISAIGSGQMMFDLYFETSAVLITLILLGKLFEARAKGRSSEAIKKLMGLQAKTATVVREGKELEVTLEEVVVGDIILVKPGEKVPVDGEIIEGRSALDESMLTGESVPVDKTIGDPVIGATINKNGFLKIKATKVGRDTALAQIIKVVEEAQGSKAPIQRMADQISGIFVPIVVGVAVITFLVWFFVVSPGNFAEALEKMIAVLVIACPCALGLATPTSIMAGSGRAAEAGILFKGGEHLERAHRITTVVLDKTGTVTNGKPELTDIIVTADLKETAFLQLVGTAEKQSEHPLAEAIVKGIKERGIDLLTAEEFEAIPGYGIRATIDGKELLIGTRKLMNKYAVTFQSSELKMEALEENGKTAMLVAIDHHFAGIVAVADTVKETSKSAIQKLKDMGLEVIMMTGDNARTAKAIADEVGVDAVVAEVLPEGKADEVKKLQNQGKRVAMVGDGINDAPALAIADIGMAIGTGTDVAMEAADITLMRGDLNSIADAIDMSKKTIRNIKQNLFWAFGYNTLGIPVAAFGFLAPWLAGAAMAFSSVSVVLNALRLQRVKLNNHE; encoded by the coding sequence ATGAGCACCGCAACAAAAGAAATACAACTACCAATAACCGGGATGACCTGTGCAGCCTGTGCCATTCGAATTGAGAAAGGCTTAAATAAACTTGAAGGGGTAGAAACAGCTAATGTGAACTTAGCCCTTGAAAAAGCCACGATAAAATATGATCCAGTTGTAACGAATGTGACCGATTTTACGAAGAAAGTGAATGACCTTGGATATGGTGTCTTATCAGAGAAGGTCGAACTTGATTTAATGGGTATGACCTGTGCAGCCTGTGCTGCAAGAATTGAGAAGGGGCTAAACAAACTTGACGGAGTTAACAAAGCAACCGTTAATTTTGCACTCGAAACGGCTAGTGTGGAGTTTAACTCATCTCAAATCACCATCCAAGAAATGATCAAAGGCGTAGAGAAACTAGGTTACGAAGCTAAGGTCAAACAAGAAACAACAGAAGAATCGGTCGACCATCGTGTAAAAGAAATGGAAAAACAAAAAGGAAAGTTTCTCTTTTCACTCATTCTTGCCTTTCCGCTATTATGGGCAATGGTTAATCATTTTGAGTTCACATCCTTTATTTATCTACCTGACATGCTGATGAATCCTTGGGTCCAATTGGCACTCGCAACTCCAGTTCAATTCATTGTTGGAAAGCAATTTTATGTAGGAGCATTTAAGGCACTTCGAAATGGTAGTGCCAATATGGATGTGCTAGTTGCGCTTGGAACGTCCGCTGCGTATTTTTACAGTCTCTATATCATTATTTCCGCTATTGGGTCCGGACAGATGATGTTTGACTTGTACTTTGAAACAAGCGCGGTATTAATAACTTTGATTCTTTTAGGTAAATTGTTTGAGGCCCGGGCCAAAGGTCGTTCCTCTGAAGCAATCAAGAAACTAATGGGTCTTCAAGCCAAAACGGCGACAGTAGTCAGAGAGGGTAAAGAACTTGAAGTTACTTTAGAAGAAGTGGTGGTCGGAGACATCATATTGGTAAAGCCAGGTGAAAAGGTACCGGTCGATGGAGAAATAATCGAAGGACGCTCCGCATTGGATGAGTCCATGCTGACAGGAGAAAGTGTCCCAGTGGATAAAACCATTGGGGATCCAGTTATCGGTGCTACGATCAACAAAAATGGCTTTCTAAAAATAAAGGCAACAAAGGTTGGACGGGATACGGCCCTTGCACAAATTATTAAAGTGGTTGAAGAAGCGCAAGGATCAAAGGCCCCAATCCAACGCATGGCAGACCAAATCTCAGGAATATTTGTTCCTATTGTTGTTGGGGTTGCCGTAATAACGTTCTTGGTGTGGTTTTTCGTAGTGAGTCCTGGGAATTTCGCTGAAGCCTTAGAAAAAATGATCGCTGTTCTTGTTATTGCTTGTCCATGTGCATTAGGTTTGGCGACACCAACCTCTATCATGGCGGGCTCCGGACGTGCAGCCGAAGCTGGAATTTTATTTAAGGGCGGAGAGCACCTTGAAAGAGCACACCGAATTACTACTGTTGTTTTAGATAAAACAGGTACGGTTACAAATGGGAAACCAGAACTAACTGATATAATCGTAACAGCTGATCTTAAGGAAACAGCATTTTTACAATTGGTAGGTACTGCTGAGAAACAATCTGAGCACCCATTAGCAGAGGCAATTGTAAAGGGCATAAAAGAAAGAGGTATTGATCTATTAACTGCTGAAGAATTTGAAGCTATTCCTGGTTATGGAATAAGAGCTACGATTGACGGTAAAGAGTTATTAATTGGGACACGAAAATTAATGAACAAATACGCTGTTACTTTCCAGTCATCTGAGCTCAAGATGGAAGCTCTTGAGGAAAACGGAAAAACAGCGATGTTAGTGGCAATCGATCATCATTTTGCAGGAATTGTTGCTGTGGCTGATACGGTAAAAGAAACGTCAAAATCAGCAATTCAGAAATTAAAAGATATGGGCCTTGAAGTCATCATGATGACAGGTGATAATGCACGAACAGCAAAAGCCATTGCGGATGAAGTAGGTGTTGATGCAGTGGTGGCAGAAGTTTTACCAGAAGGAAAAGCTGATGAAGTGAAGAAGCTTCAAAACCAAGGTAAACGTGTAGCGATGGTTGGTGATGGAATCAATGATGCGCCAGCCTTGGCGATTGCAGATATTGGCATGGCAATCGGTACCGGGACAGATGTAGCGATGGAAGCAGCTGATATCACATTAATGCGAGGCGATTTAAATAGTATTGCAGATGCCATCGACATGAGTAAGAAAACCATCCGAAATATTAAACAAAATCTATTTTGGGCCTTTGGCTATAATACGTTAGGAATTCCAGTCGCAGCATTTGGATTCTTGGCCCCTTGGCTGGCAGGAGCTGCAATGGCATTTAGTTCTGTATCGGTTGTATTAAATGCGCTCAGATTGCAGCGAGTAAAATTAAATAATCATGAATAG
- a CDS encoding LysM peptidoglycan-binding domain-containing protein: MYVTASSLRVREAASTSSSIVGSLQLNDRVSVTTIGNGWAQIIFNGKKAFVSATHLSKNEPSEPSKSVYVIKSGDTFTKISKAFGVPISSLQELNPTVDPTRLKIGQTIKLPETTFANTNQIIVSAHIAGIESGGTFRFITSDGKTHVAKATGNMINELFHHQGKNITLTLEANRGQVLTLISFQ, from the coding sequence ATGTATGTAACTGCTTCATCATTGAGGGTCAGGGAAGCAGCATCTACAAGTAGTTCAATAGTAGGGTCATTACAATTAAATGATCGTGTATCGGTTACGACAATAGGTAATGGCTGGGCTCAAATTATTTTTAACGGCAAAAAAGCATTCGTTAGTGCAACTCACTTATCGAAAAACGAACCATCAGAACCAAGTAAGTCTGTATATGTGATTAAGAGCGGCGATACTTTTACAAAAATCAGTAAAGCATTTGGGGTCCCCATCTCATCACTACAAGAACTAAATCCAACTGTAGATCCAACAAGGTTGAAAATTGGACAAACAATAAAACTGCCTGAGACCACTTTTGCTAATACAAATCAAATTATAGTATCAGCCCATATAGCTGGAATTGAATCCGGTGGAACTTTCCGCTTTATAACATCAGATGGAAAAACACATGTGGCAAAAGCAACAGGAAACATGATAAACGAACTGTTTCATCATCAAGGAAAAAATATCACCCTAACACTTGAAGCGAACAGGGGTCAAGTCTTAACTTTAATTTCATTCCAATAA
- a CDS encoding SH3 domain-containing protein, with product MTTELFAYGELSLKRKDTYGKRKKIKSEPPIFTSRMEKREYYKSVSLFDIRNVIDVKGLLNDIHTNLHTYVQKVNEWIQKSPVKKLVVTGIFTVILGVFSTNANAAFIHEYTYQVKNGERIENIAAAHGVTAQEILEANGLTSIDGKKILLPKVQNQTVTATKLNIRSQPSTSSTIIGQYQKGDVVKVSYIENGCGQLFFLKDEFVL from the coding sequence ATGACTACAGAATTATTTGCATATGGTGAACTTTCATTAAAAAGAAAAGATACTTATGGAAAAAGAAAGAAAATAAAAAGTGAACCACCAATTTTCACTTCAAGGATGGAAAAACGGGAATATTATAAGTCTGTAAGTCTCTTTGACATTCGAAACGTGATTGATGTAAAAGGACTATTAAATGATATTCATACAAATTTACATACATATGTTCAAAAAGTTAACGAATGGATCCAAAAAAGTCCTGTAAAGAAACTTGTGGTAACGGGAATTTTTACTGTTATTCTGGGGGTGTTTTCTACTAATGCGAATGCAGCTTTTATCCATGAATACACCTATCAGGTGAAAAATGGTGAAAGAATTGAAAATATTGCAGCTGCACATGGAGTAACAGCCCAAGAAATATTAGAGGCCAATGGGTTAACTTCTATTGATGGTAAAAAAATTTTATTACCTAAAGTCCAAAATCAAACGGTTACCGCTACAAAACTAAATATTAGGTCGCAACCAAGCACATCAAGTACCATTATTGGTCAATATCAAAAAGGGGATGTTGTTAAGGTCTCATATATTGAAAATGGGTGTGGGCAGCTATTCTTCTTAAAGGACGAGTTTGTTTTGTAA
- a CDS encoding LysR family transcriptional regulator — MLKLIQLKYFVSTVEAGSVTTAARNLFISQPALSKQLTQLESELNCELFLRKTTGIELTEAGKHLYLKGIELLKAADELSSEMNQYAKKQTIKIGALPSIGTHFLPAIVNRLRDDYKIEVLIKDTTEELVRLVENNLADFVFAQDVTNNRNFVMENIFWEPYDAILPMTVNSDQPALSITEFVDNQLIIHKHPCDIRTFFENYCRKNNIGYKLGIELETNESIVAFVSSGLGVSIMPRMVSRNVKAESATIREFAEDQFGRSIYLIYKPSSKKLAKTITAISKENIPGH; from the coding sequence GTGTTGAAATTAATTCAATTAAAATATTTTGTTTCTACGGTAGAAGCAGGCAGCGTTACGACAGCGGCTAGAAATCTATTCATTTCACAACCAGCGCTCTCAAAACAACTCACTCAACTTGAGAGTGAGTTAAATTGCGAACTATTTTTAAGGAAAACGACCGGAATAGAATTAACCGAAGCAGGTAAACATTTGTACCTAAAAGGGATTGAATTATTAAAGGCCGCTGATGAACTTTCGTCTGAAATGAATCAATATGCCAAAAAACAAACCATTAAGATCGGTGCGTTGCCAAGCATTGGCACACATTTTCTACCTGCTATTGTTAATAGACTAAGAGATGACTATAAAATTGAGGTTTTAATTAAGGATACAACAGAAGAATTAGTAAGATTAGTTGAAAATAATCTGGCTGATTTTGTTTTCGCGCAAGATGTAACGAATAATCGGAATTTTGTTATGGAGAATATATTTTGGGAGCCATATGATGCAATCCTCCCAATGACGGTAAATAGTGATCAACCGGCTCTTTCTATAACAGAGTTTGTTGATAACCAACTGATCATTCATAAACATCCGTGTGACATCCGCACATTTTTTGAGAATTATTGTAGAAAAAATAATATTGGATATAAGCTTGGGATTGAGTTAGAAACAAATGAATCCATCGTTGCCTTTGTATCCAGTGGCCTTGGGGTTTCTATTATGCCTCGAATGGTTTCTCGAAATGTGAAAGCCGAATCCGCTACAATTAGGGAGTTTGCCGAAGATCAATTTGGCAGAAGCATTTACCTTATATATAAACCATCTTCAAAAAAATTGGCAAAAACAATTACTGCCATTTCAAAAGAAAATATACCGGGACACTAA
- a CDS encoding DinB family protein produces the protein MNVVLQFGSIIPFLEDLKQVEDDHIFFSPIGEGKWSSASIVAHLLLWDQYIQNSRLPLMLAGETLPTGQVDVQAINNDAQNFAHSGISKNELIEKFILNRKGLLKELTDTNLHTTFTIGEHSFTLEKYLVGMVEHDEHHMKQIKEVYELAK, from the coding sequence ATGAATGTTGTTTTACAATTTGGCTCAATCATTCCATTTTTAGAAGATTTAAAGCAAGTGGAAGACGATCATATTTTCTTCTCACCGATTGGTGAAGGAAAGTGGTCGTCGGCTTCTATTGTTGCACATCTTTTATTATGGGACCAATATATACAGAACTCTAGACTACCATTGATGTTGGCTGGAGAAACCCTCCCCACTGGACAAGTAGATGTCCAAGCAATTAATAATGATGCCCAAAACTTTGCCCATTCGGGTATTAGTAAAAATGAACTTATTGAGAAATTCATCCTCAACCGGAAAGGACTACTCAAAGAACTAACAGATACCAATCTCCATACTACATTTACAATCGGTGAGCATTCTTTCACACTTGAAAAATATTTGGTCGGTATGGTTGAACATGATGAACACCATATGAAGCAAATAAAAGAAGTATATGAACTAGCTAAGTAA
- a CDS encoding DinB family protein, translating into MTEEQHQHLLETRESLFNEISLLGDEEFNRSPGLDKWSIAQVCHHLAITEKLFARAIDYGLKQSSSNHVKQKNIQVLLDRTIKIEAPEIVKPVLESLELVQITELLYDSRNYLLTVLDSVEDKVILREKSAKHPIFGELPLNQWIDLIYLHDQRHIDQIKEIKNSIRIQ; encoded by the coding sequence ATGACAGAAGAACAGCATCAACATTTATTAGAAACAAGAGAAAGCCTGTTCAACGAAATTAGTTTACTAGGGGACGAAGAATTTAATAGAAGTCCTGGACTTGACAAATGGAGTATCGCACAAGTGTGTCATCACCTTGCTATTACTGAGAAATTATTTGCACGTGCCATTGATTATGGTCTAAAGCAATCATCCAGTAATCATGTCAAACAAAAAAATATCCAGGTATTATTGGACCGAACTATAAAAATCGAGGCCCCAGAAATTGTAAAACCAGTTTTAGAATCATTGGAATTAGTGCAAATCACTGAACTCTTATATGATTCCAGAAACTACTTACTCACTGTTCTTGACAGTGTGGAGGATAAGGTGATTTTGAGAGAAAAGTCAGCAAAGCATCCTATTTTTGGCGAGCTACCCTTAAATCAATGGATTGACCTAATATACTTACATGATCAACGACATATTGACCAAATTAAAGAGATAAAAAACTCTATCCGCATCCAATGA
- a CDS encoding MBL fold metallo-hydrolase, whose amino-acid sequence MRPLNIQLIRHATIKFRFKGKTMLVDPMFSTKGLLGPVANAANEYRNPLVDLPITVEEIVSDIDAIIITHTHRDHLDDQAIELLPKDLPVFCQPEDEEKLVGQGFKQVIKVQHETSWNGIQLTRTGGQHGTGELGKQMGPVSGFVLQAEGEPVIYLAGDTVWCTEVEEAISHFSPDVIVLNGGEAQFLTGDPITMGVKDIEKVHAASPSSKIVVVHMESWNHCLLTRSELKELITTHQLSNVFVPDNGVALEF is encoded by the coding sequence GTGAGACCATTGAACATTCAATTAATTAGGCATGCAACGATCAAGTTCCGTTTTAAAGGAAAGACCATGCTTGTTGACCCGATGTTTAGCACAAAGGGCTTACTTGGACCCGTAGCAAATGCAGCTAATGAATATAGAAACCCTTTAGTTGACCTGCCGATTACGGTAGAAGAAATAGTAAGTGATATAGACGCTATAATCATTACCCATACTCATCGTGACCATTTAGATGATCAAGCTATAGAATTACTTCCTAAAGACCTTCCTGTTTTTTGTCAGCCTGAGGATGAAGAAAAGCTGGTGGGGCAAGGTTTTAAACAGGTAATTAAAGTCCAGCATGAAACAAGTTGGAATGGAATTCAATTAACAAGAACTGGGGGGCAGCATGGGACGGGGGAACTTGGAAAACAGATGGGCCCAGTATCTGGTTTTGTTTTACAAGCAGAAGGTGAGCCTGTCATCTATTTGGCAGGGGATACCGTCTGGTGTACGGAAGTTGAAGAAGCTATTTCTCATTTTTCTCCAGATGTAATTGTACTAAATGGAGGGGAAGCACAATTCTTAACAGGAGATCCCATCACGATGGGTGTCAAGGACATTGAAAAGGTTCATGCAGCAAGCCCTTCTTCAAAAATAGTTGTCGTTCATATGGAGTCATGGAATCATTGCTTGTTAACTCGAAGTGAACTAAAGGAATTGATTACGACTCATCAGCTATCAAATGTATTTGTTCCAGATAATGGGGTGGCCCTGGAGTTTTAA
- a CDS encoding metallophosphoesterase, producing MKLRNTINFLVIIIVYTALTFYIGWNGWLWLHTAFGLETKWVYGVLLCVLSFSYIIGHFLKSIALFKIIGSYWFGVLQYAILFLPIANLIAILLVLFGLPKATVITWLGVIVLIAFIVLFIIGTFNAYSPVVRHFSIEIPKRGQTRSQLSIAMASDMHFGRLSGPGHARRLVKEVNLLQPDLILLPGDIIDDDPEPFIKKKMGTIMSELSAPLGVYGVLGNHEYYGGGIPKYLKEMEQNGIRILMDEVIKIEDMFYLAGRKDKTDRNRKSIDTLLSDIDHSLPIILMDHQPAEVKQASDNQVDLLLSGHTHRGQMAPNHLITRRIFEVDWGYLQKQQLHTIVSSGYGFWGPPLRIGSRSEIIQIDVKFTGSIEEIE from the coding sequence ATGAAATTACGCAATACTATCAATTTCCTAGTAATAATTATTGTCTATACTGCTTTAACGTTTTATATTGGCTGGAACGGTTGGTTGTGGCTCCATACAGCATTTGGACTTGAGACAAAGTGGGTCTATGGGGTCCTTCTCTGTGTACTTTCCTTTTCCTACATTATTGGTCATTTCTTAAAAAGCATAGCCTTATTTAAAATCATAGGTTCCTATTGGTTTGGAGTTTTGCAGTATGCAATTTTATTCCTTCCTATTGCCAATCTTATTGCAATTTTATTAGTACTTTTTGGCCTGCCAAAAGCAACAGTAATCACTTGGCTAGGCGTAATCGTACTAATCGCCTTTATCGTTCTATTCATTATTGGAACATTTAATGCCTATAGCCCTGTTGTCCGTCATTTTTCAATTGAGATTCCCAAACGCGGCCAAACTCGTTCACAGCTTAGCATTGCCATGGCTTCTGATATGCATTTTGGTAGACTCTCGGGTCCTGGCCATGCACGGCGTCTTGTTAAAGAGGTGAATTTACTACAACCCGATTTAATTTTATTACCAGGTGATATTATTGATGATGATCCTGAACCATTTATAAAGAAGAAGATGGGGACCATCATGAGTGAATTATCCGCACCACTTGGTGTTTATGGGGTTCTAGGTAACCATGAATATTATGGGGGTGGGATACCGAAGTACTTGAAAGAAATGGAACAAAACGGGATAAGAATATTAATGGATGAAGTCATTAAAATAGAGGATATGTTTTATTTGGCAGGTCGGAAGGATAAAACGGATCGTAACAGAAAGTCGATTGACACTCTCCTTTCAGACATTGACCACTCGTTGCCGATTATTTTGATGGATCATCAGCCGGCTGAAGTGAAACAAGCGTCAGATAATCAGGTAGATTTGCTTCTTTCGGGTCATACTCACCGAGGTCAAATGGCACCAAATCATTTAATTACCCGAAGGATCTTTGAAGTGGACTGGGGGTACCTCCAAAAACAGCAGCTTCATACCATCGTTTCATCGGGATATGGCTTTTGGGGCCCGCCGCTTCGGATTGGCAGCCGATCAGAGATCATTCAGATTGATGTGAAGTTCACAGGTTCGATAGAGGAAATAGAATGA
- the acpP gene encoding acyl carrier protein — MTTFEKLKPIIADQLGVKMENIRMDSSFKDDFEADSLDMVDLTMEIEDEFAIEINDKVATKLQTVGDVVNFIEKR; from the coding sequence ATGACCACATTTGAAAAGTTAAAGCCCATTATTGCAGACCAACTGGGTGTTAAAATGGAGAATATCAGAATGGATTCATCATTTAAAGATGACTTCGAAGCAGATTCGCTTGATATGGTGGACCTGACGATGGAAATTGAAGATGAATTTGCCATTGAAATTAATGACAAAGTTGCAACGAAACTTCAAACGGTTGGCGATGTTGTAAACTTTATTGAAAAACGATAA
- a CDS encoding CBS domain-containing protein, whose amino-acid sequence MKVKDFMVQDVISVRPISSIKDVMTTFVEKKIGGVPIVDENGRLAGMVTDGDILRAFKPIDRRIQDYISFITYIAEEALEERIEEMAKVEVIRIAKTKGIVTVHPNDEMKTVVNLLAKHHFKKLPVIDNDNHVVGVISRGDVIRRIQETVVKRME is encoded by the coding sequence ATGAAGGTCAAAGATTTTATGGTGCAGGATGTCATTTCTGTAAGACCGATCAGTTCTATTAAAGACGTTATGACAACGTTTGTTGAGAAGAAAATTGGCGGTGTTCCTATTGTAGATGAAAATGGAAGGCTTGCTGGAATGGTAACAGACGGAGATATTTTACGAGCATTCAAGCCCATTGATCGGAGAATCCAAGATTATATTAGTTTTATCACGTATATTGCTGAGGAAGCATTAGAAGAACGCATAGAGGAAATGGCTAAAGTGGAAGTTATTCGGATTGCTAAAACAAAAGGAATTGTGACTGTACATCCAAACGATGAGATGAAAACCGTCGTAAACTTGTTAGCGAAACATCACTTTAAGAAACTACCCGTTATTGATAATGATAACCATGTCGTGGGGGTAATTAGTAGAGGCGATGTGATCCGAAGAATTCAGGAAACAGTTGTGAAGAGAATGGAATAA
- a CDS encoding TetR/AcrR family transcriptional regulator → MSEREDTLIGEFPIIPKQERAQQKRKALLESGRAMFISKGYEQTTAKEIAAHAGVATGTFYRYFSDKRQLLLSLLEDKLERLLPPEPSWVSCNPEKLLTTLLEEHYKRLNELGLHRVLPELLLKDSELCEVLGAARRKVHDRIHLGLKQANEKGWTWEDLDLETVSWAIMILVENGYEKERLTGQKENVQNIAKVICRMIFPPDKLEQLRNQLS, encoded by the coding sequence ATGTCTGAACGTGAAGATACACTAATAGGTGAGTTCCCAATTATTCCTAAGCAGGAGCGTGCCCAGCAAAAAAGAAAAGCATTGCTTGAAAGTGGACGTGCCATGTTCATTTCAAAAGGGTACGAGCAAACTACGGCAAAGGAGATTGCTGCACATGCTGGGGTAGCCACCGGGACTTTTTATCGTTATTTTTCAGATAAACGCCAGCTGTTGCTGTCATTATTAGAAGATAAGCTTGAACGGCTTCTCCCTCCTGAACCAAGCTGGGTTTCCTGTAATCCTGAAAAATTATTAACCACACTTTTAGAGGAACATTATAAACGGTTAAATGAATTAGGACTCCACCGAGTGTTGCCTGAACTGCTTCTAAAGGATTCAGAGCTTTGTGAGGTACTCGGTGCAGCAAGAAGAAAGGTTCATGACAGAATTCATTTAGGATTAAAACAAGCAAATGAAAAAGGGTGGACCTGGGAGGATTTAGATTTAGAAACAGTATCTTGGGCCATTATGATTCTAGTGGAAAATGGCTACGAAAAAGAGCGATTAACAGGTCAAAAGGAAAATGTTCAAAACATAGCCAAGGTCATTTGTAGGATGATTTTCCCCCCAGATAAGTTGGAGCAATTACGGAATCAATTGTCATAA
- a CDS encoding DNA-3-methyladenine glycosylase I, with protein sequence MNRCGWVNQDPLYMDYHDHEWGVPVYDDQMLFEYLNLEGAQAGLSWYTILKKRENYRKAFDNFEAEKIVQYDDKKIEELLHNEGIVRNKLKINAVITNAHAYLKIIDEFGSFQKYIWSFVGGKPIQNHFNELTEVPAKTEISDKLSKDLKKRGFKFVGSTICYAFMQATGMVIDHIVTCDCYQKAIPANKS encoded by the coding sequence ATGAATAGGTGCGGTTGGGTAAATCAGGATCCGTTGTATATGGATTATCATGATCATGAATGGGGAGTACCTGTTTATGACGATCAAATGCTATTTGAATATTTAAATCTTGAAGGGGCGCAGGCAGGATTAAGCTGGTATACGATCTTAAAGAAACGAGAGAATTACCGCAAAGCCTTTGATAACTTTGAGGCGGAAAAAATTGTTCAGTACGACGACAAGAAAATAGAAGAACTTTTACATAATGAAGGAATTGTAAGAAATAAGCTGAAAATTAATGCCGTCATTACCAATGCACACGCCTATCTGAAAATCATCGATGAATTCGGATCCTTCCAAAAATATATTTGGTCCTTTGTCGGCGGTAAGCCGATCCAAAACCATTTTAATGAGTTAACAGAGGTCCCGGCAAAAACCGAAATCAGTGATAAATTAAGTAAGGACTTAAAAAAACGCGGCTTTAAATTTGTCGGCTCGACTATTTGCTATGCGTTTATGCAAGCAACTGGAATGGTGATCGACCATATTGTTACATGTGATTGTTATCAAAAAGCAATTCCTGCTAATAAGTCCTAG